The Diospyros lotus cultivar Yz01 chromosome 11, ASM1463336v1, whole genome shotgun sequence region CAAAATCGTACGCTACGCTTGCTCTCTTTATCTCTTCTCCTTATTCTTCCTCGAAATCATCATCATTGTATGCACTTTATACCTTTGGCTGCCATTAGAGTTGTCCATTACAGCTTCGTTAACCTTCGTTGCTTATGTTCTCCTTCCTACTTCCTTCTTTTCTCCATTGCAAAACCAAACGTCTATGCATCCGTTTTCATGCTCGTGATTCTTGGCTTTTGCAGAGATTTCTGGAGGCGGGGAAGAGACCAACGGGGGACTAACAGAGGGCGAGCTACAACAGCTTTTCAGTCCTTTCCGATTGTTCTGTTCTCAGAAAAGGGTAAGGAATTTTCCAAGCATGTACATTGAATTGAGTTTTAAGTTATAACTTGTGTTAATTAGGCTTTTCAACAAGAGTAATTTGTACCTTGACGACATAAGATGTACTAGTAAGTGAACAGAACAATAGTGAATCAAAGTGTACAACAAATGGGACAAGCTTCATAAGCCTTATCTCCTCAACACATAACTTTGATTCCGTGTTAATTATCATCCGTTCCAACATACGAAGTTGACAGAAAGGAGTGCAACAATGTATATCAGGGTGCCATCAATGGCTTAAACCATCTCggttattttttcttccttccttccctttttgtttcttcaattATATGTCTGTAGTAGGCACCGTTCCTTTTGACATATATGTTGAAATTGGGGGCTTTGATTCTTTTGAGACTACATCATGCAGGTCCATCATAACTAATTCGTTAAAATGCTGGGCCTATAACTGCATTCTTGACTAATACCAAATTTTTTCTGGATATGGAGGGTATTTCAGGTTATAGCAAAAGAGGTTGTCCTTGAAGATGCTGACGTTTCTAAAGCCCTTTTATCTTATATCTGCAACAACTTAGTATCTAAAATTGCTCTTGGTGCATCAAATAGGAGTGTCCTTGCAAGGTTTTCTCTTCGTCTCCCTCACAGATGCATACACTGGCACATAAACATGCAACTCTAAATAATCACCTTATTGCTTATGCAGGAGATTTAAAAACCATGATGTGCCAACTATTCTAAACAAATATGCCCCCGATTTTTGTTCTGTTTATGTAATTGCAAAGGGAAAGGCACAATCTGTCCGACCAGCAGCAAGGCCTCTAGCAAATTCTGCAACTCCACCAAGACAGCTATCTCCGAATGGAAATCCACCTCAGTTGCCACATGAGCCGTCTAAAGTAGAAGATGGGCtgaggtaagagaaaaaaaaagaagatgaaaactGAGCCAATCACTGGTAACAATTGTGTAGGGGAATATTGATATTTCCCAAACAAATGAGGCAAGAAGGAGAAACAATTAACGTAACCTGTTTTTGGCCATGTTAACCTGAAAAGATAATAATTGTCCAAAATTGATGCAACGCCAGGCTAAATTATTGACCTCAGTTAATAGATTGCATGTTCAAGTTGTTGGTTTTATGATATTGAACAATATTGGTGCTCCCTAGTAGGTTtaacattttgtttttattaaactCTAATTATGTACTTGTGATCAACAACAGGGCACAATCAGGAAGGATAGGATCTGAAAGAGTGAGGGCAAAAAACTCCCCGACCAACCTGTCATTGGACATTGACAATTTCACTCGGGAGGCAGGGAATAATTTTCTTGCAGATAATGGTGATTCTCCGACTGGAAATGATATCACTTCTCAACATTTAGATCTTAGTATTGCAAAGTCTCCACGGAGTACTAGCCCTGGATCATCTTCAGTAAGTGAAGtgtaaaattatttagtagATGTCTTGaggattttttttcttccttttaatgTGAATAGTTTGTATCACTGATTAATTAGAGTAGTCTCATTTATTAGGTAATACGACTTTGAATTTCCTTGGCTCGCAGAAAGATATTGAAGCTGAGATGAAAAGACTGAAACTTGACCTAAAGCAAACCATGAACATGTATAACACAGCTTGTAAGGAAGCAGTCTCAGCCAAAATGAAGGTAGTACCACAGAACTGCAATTTCTGTCAGAAAGATTATTGTTAACCACCCTGGTTTGGGACCACTTCTTAAGATGCTCTGTCTGCAAAATACCAGAGATTTATTTTCTTAGTAGCCACTAAGAGGAAAATGAATATATGATAATGattgtttttaaaaaagataatataaaCCTGATCATATTGTTTGGAAAATGAAGGTGTTATTGACTAAGTCAGCCTGCAAAATACTTAGCATGCATATAAACCTCACTTTCAAcatgaggagaaaaagaaaaggaaagagaaaaaaaaaggaatcaCAAGAATAATCAGGCAACATGGTAAACCAGTGGGAAGCATTCATCTTTGAGTATTGAACAAGAGGCAGAGCCATGccatctaattttgaatgtaGGGTGACATTTCTTACCAAATTTCAGGCCAAGGAACTCCATTTGTGGAAGATGGAAGAAGCTCGTAAGTTTGAGCAAGCCCGACTTGCAGGAGAGGCAGCTCTTGCCATTGTTGAGATGGAAAAGGCTAAATCCAGAGCTGCACTCGAAGCAGCTGAGAAGGCACAAAAATTAGCTGAGATGGAAGCACAAAGAAGAATTCATGCAGAGTTGAAAGCCAAGCAACAGGAGGAAGAGAAGAATCGAGCATTGAATGTTTTATCAAATAATGATGTCCGTTACAGAAAATACACCATAGAAGAGATAGAGACAGCTACTGATCACTTCTCAGGGTCACTAAAAATTGGAGAAGGTGGGTACGGGCCTGTTTACAGAGGGAAACTTGACCACACTGCAGTTGCCATCAAGGTTCTTAGACCTGATGCTAAACAAGGGAGGAAACAATTCCAACAAGAGGTAAGATCTTACTTTTAGTTCTTATTTGCCTTCCATTATGTTGTCCAGACTGATTTGGTGTTACTTAAAATAAGAGATCAATCTTAAAATGTGAAACTCTTGTGAATATCACCTTTATGGACCAAAAATAAAGAAGGTTTTGAGAAtttaaaatctaatttggtAATAATAGCAGAATGAGAAAAAACTTGGGTTTTGGTGCATATAATAGCTTTCTTGGATTTACTCAATGACTACTTTTTGCAATGCTGAGATTTTGGTGTATGTTAGCACTTTTTTCGTTTTCAAAGTAATCAAAACAACTTTAGCTGGAGGAAATTAAGTTAGGCATGGAGGGCAAAACCCCTCTCTCTTGGGGACTTTGAAGTACAAATCTGTTTCAAAGGGATGCCCCTAGATGTCCATGTGTATAAGTTGTAATTTTGCTAAGAAATGATTTTATGTGAAACTCCCAATCTTATAAAATGCGTGCTATATATGGTGCAGGTTGAGATCCTTAGCTGCATTAGGCATCCTAACATGGTGCTCCTCTTAGGTGCGTGTCCTGAGTATGGATGCTTGGTATATGAGTTCATGAATTATGGCAGCTTGGAAGATCGCCTATTTCGCAAAGGAAACACTCCTCCAATTCCATGGAGAACTAGATTCAAAATAGCGGCTGATATTGCAACTGGACTCTTATTCCTCCACCAGGCTAAGCCGGAACCTCTGGTTCACCGTGACCTTAAGCCAGCCAACATCCTCCTAGACCGAAACTTTGTGTGTAAAATAAGTGACGTTGGCCTTGCACGCCTACTCCCACCTTCTGTAGTTGACAGTGTGACACAATATCACATGACCTCCGCAGCAGGGACATTCTGTTATATTGATCCAGAGTATCAACAGACAGGCAAGCTAGGGACTAAATCAGATATATACTCATTTGGGATAATGTTACTCCAAATAATCACTGGAAAGCCTCCAATGGCTCTCACGCACCATGTCGAGAGGGCCATCAGTAAAGGGACATTTGCAGATCTGCTTGACCCAACAGTGCCAGATTGGCCCGTTGAAGAAGCTCGTCAATTAGCAAATTTGGCACTAAAGTGTTGCGAGCTAAGGAAGAAAGACAGGCCAAATCTTGATTCAGTCGTATTGCCGGAGCTCTGCCGACTGAGAGACATTGGGGAAAGTACGTAAATCAAGTGGTGTTGATGGTAATAGCCATGACTCACTGACCGATGGGGTTCACACAAAGGTCCAGGTTGGTGGTCTCCATCATAAATAATATACCAGAATAGATGTGGTTCAAGTTATTCAACTTCCAATCAAGAGGGATTGGATATCAATCACAGATTGTTTCAGTTAAATGTATTGTATGGAGAGGTTGTTGGGATTATGAGATGAGAACTGAAATAGTCTTGTGTCTTTTGTATCAGTCTGTTCGATCTTCTTGGTCATGCAATTAATAAAAGAGTTTTCACtgttatttttgaatattctgTATTCTGTATTCTTTTGGCCAAGTTGGATTCTGTATTTGCTTATACCAAGAGAAGACTGAAGAGCAGATGATCAGCTTGCTAGATCAATTTCTGCAGGAAATTATCattcaaatttatatttgaaattcatattttcattgGAGAAAGGCTACAACACAACtgtattgttttcttattttcccCTGGATGCGAGGTGATCATGCaaaatatttaatcaaaaaGCATAGAAATGTGATCTCTAATTTATGTCTATTGTTTTTGTTACGAGCcaacagagatagcaaaatctCCAAACGCACACACACATTTCAAAATCACCATAGATGAATTCACACGAACTAATCGATAAACACAAATCAATATGGACAgtattgaaaaacataaacaGGAAACAAGAggcacgagatttatagtggttcacccccaaaaaggggctacgtccacttgagctccggtgagaagagcttACTCCACTAAATAGATTCAATCTGATTACAACAAAAACGTAAACAaaaacaaccctgattttctaCACTGTAAGCTACGAAATCACTAACAGATTGAGAACTTACCTTtaaataaaaccaaaatcagGAACGCTAAAGAAGACGATctatacaacattt contains the following coding sequences:
- the LOC127812856 gene encoding U-box domain-containing protein 35-like gives rise to the protein MAQGLTLDNDVLAPSVAVAIDKDKNSQQAVRWAIGHMLPPNATLLLIHVVSRNTQNQISGGGEETNGGLTEGELQQLFSPFRLFCSQKRVIAKEVVLEDADVSKALLSYICNNLVSKIALGASNRSVLARRFKNHDVPTILNKYAPDFCSVYVIAKGKAQSVRPAARPLANSATPPRQLSPNGNPPQLPHEPSKVEDGLRAQSGRIGSERVRAKNSPTNLSLDIDNFTREAGNNFLADNGDSPTGNDITSQHLDLSIAKSPRSTSPGSSSKDIEAEMKRLKLDLKQTMNMYNTACKEAVSAKMKAKELHLWKMEEARKFEQARLAGEAALAIVEMEKAKSRAALEAAEKAQKLAEMEAQRRIHAELKAKQQEEEKNRALNVLSNNDVRYRKYTIEEIETATDHFSGSLKIGEGGYGPVYRGKLDHTAVAIKVLRPDAKQGRKQFQQEVEILSCIRHPNMVLLLGACPEYGCLVYEFMNYGSLEDRLFRKGNTPPIPWRTRFKIAADIATGLLFLHQAKPEPLVHRDLKPANILLDRNFVCKISDVGLARLLPPSVVDSVTQYHMTSAAGTFCYIDPEYQQTGKLGTKSDIYSFGIMLLQIITGKPPMALTHHVERAISKGTFADLLDPTVPDWPVEEARQLANLALKCCELRKKDRPNLDSVVLPELCRLRDIGEST